In one Candidatus Methylomirabilota bacterium genomic region, the following are encoded:
- a CDS encoding NAD(P)-dependent oxidoreductase, which yields MSRPAVLVTGMSGLIGGALRRHLADRFELRALNRRAVEGVPCHRADIADLDAIQPAFKGVDAVVHLAASVGSSAPFDEILRANVVGTYNVFEAARRAGVRRVVYASSGATVSAYERDPPYSALAAGRYDEAGAWTILTHETPVRPAGLYGVSKVWGETLGRHYADAHGLSVLCVRIGHVTAEDRPRAPRDFSVWCSQRDIVRMLEACLRAPDTLRFDVFFAVSNNTWSYRDLDHARRVLGFEPLDAAEAWR from the coding sequence ATGAGCCGGCCGGCCGTGCTCGTGACGGGGATGAGCGGGCTCATCGGCGGCGCGCTGCGCCGGCACCTCGCCGACCGGTTCGAGCTGCGCGCGCTCAACCGCCGCGCCGTCGAGGGCGTCCCGTGCCATCGGGCCGACATCGCCGACCTCGACGCGATCCAGCCGGCGTTCAAGGGCGTGGACGCGGTCGTGCACTTGGCGGCGAGCGTGGGCTCGAGCGCGCCCTTCGACGAGATCCTCCGCGCCAACGTCGTCGGCACCTACAACGTCTTCGAGGCCGCCCGCCGGGCGGGCGTCCGCCGCGTCGTCTACGCCTCGAGCGGGGCGACGGTGAGCGCGTACGAGCGCGACCCGCCGTACAGCGCGCTCGCGGCGGGCCGCTACGACGAGGCGGGGGCGTGGACGATCCTGACGCACGAGACGCCCGTGCGCCCGGCCGGCCTCTACGGCGTGAGCAAGGTGTGGGGCGAGACCCTCGGCCGGCACTACGCCGACGCCCACGGGCTCTCGGTCCTCTGCGTGCGCATCGGGCACGTCACCGCGGAGGACCGGCCGCGCGCGCCGCGCGACTTCTCGGTCTGGTGCAGCCAGCGCGACATCGTGCGGATGCTCGAGGCGTGCCTGCGGGCGCCGGACACGCTGCGCTTCGACGTCTTCTTCGCCGTGTCGAACAACACGTGGAGCTACCGCGACCTCGACCACGCGCGGCGGGTGCTCGGCTTCGAGCCCCTCGACGCCGCGGAGGCCTGGCGCTAG
- a CDS encoding serine hydrolase domain-containing protein translates to MKFPLDSASPDTLGLDGRQLDRLHELVTRHVADGRYPAAQLALARHGKLAFVWTLGDARLDPERVAARDDTLWLLYSNTKVLTACAVWILAERGALAFTDKVADHLPGFEANGKGEITLIQLLTHQAGFPNADVPKAAWEDHDLLRRTVCGFTLEWTPGSRVHYHGRAAHWTAAALIEAMTKTDYRLFIRDQVLGPLGLGGELYVGLPDREHGRAADMHEPAPDGRRQVKRADENNAEFRRAGTPGGGGYGTARALAAFYQMLVHGGTLGGVRLLSPRTVAYVTRNFTGDRVDGYMGMPMHRGLGPHTRGTTDTIRGLGSLAAPRVFGHGGVGSSYCWGDPDSGVSFAYLTNSRLPDPWHAQRLELVSNLVHTAIG, encoded by the coding sequence ATGAAATTCCCGCTCGACTCCGCCTCGCCCGACACGCTCGGTCTCGATGGGAGGCAGCTCGACCGCCTGCACGAGCTCGTCACGCGCCACGTCGCCGACGGGCGCTACCCGGCGGCCCAACTGGCCCTCGCGCGGCACGGCAAGCTCGCGTTCGTCTGGACGCTCGGCGACGCGCGGCTCGACCCGGAGCGCGTGGCCGCGCGCGACGACACGCTCTGGCTCCTCTACTCGAACACGAAGGTGCTGACGGCGTGCGCCGTCTGGATCCTCGCCGAGCGGGGCGCGCTCGCGTTCACCGACAAGGTCGCCGACCACCTGCCGGGCTTCGAGGCCAACGGCAAGGGCGAGATCACGCTGATCCAGCTCCTCACGCACCAGGCCGGCTTCCCGAACGCCGACGTGCCGAAGGCGGCGTGGGAGGACCACGACCTCCTGCGCCGGACGGTGTGCGGCTTCACGCTCGAGTGGACGCCCGGCTCGCGCGTCCACTACCACGGCCGCGCCGCCCACTGGACGGCCGCGGCGCTCATCGAGGCGATGACGAAGACCGACTATCGCCTCTTCATCCGCGATCAGGTGCTGGGGCCGCTCGGCCTCGGCGGCGAGCTCTACGTCGGGCTCCCCGACCGGGAGCACGGCCGCGCCGCCGACATGCACGAGCCCGCGCCGGACGGCCGGCGCCAGGTCAAGCGCGCCGACGAGAACAACGCCGAGTTCCGCCGCGCCGGCACGCCGGGCGGCGGCGGCTACGGCACCGCGCGGGCGCTGGCGGCTTTCTACCAGATGCTGGTCCACGGCGGAACGCTCGGCGGCGTGCGCCTCCTGTCGCCGCGGACGGTGGCCTACGTGACGCGCAACTTCACCGGCGACCGCGTGGACGGCTACATGGGCATGCCGATGCACCGCGGCCTCGGCCCGCACACGCGCGGCACGACGGACACGATCCGGGGCCTCGGCTCGCTCGCGGCGCCGCGCGTCTTCGGCCACGGCGGTGTCGGGTCCTCGTACTGCTGGGGCGATCCCGACTCGGGCGTGTCGTTCGCGTACCTCACGAACAGCCGCCTGCCCGACCCCTGGCACGCGCAGCGGCTCGAGCTCGTCTCGAACCTCGTCCACACGGCGATCGGCTAG